The sequence below is a genomic window from Nicotiana tomentosiformis chromosome 6, ASM39032v3, whole genome shotgun sequence.
ttatatatccacccgcatacattggggtgaggcggcagggccgcttgattagagttgtggtattgtatgtacacctccacctgcatacatcgggtgaggcggcggtgccgctttgtgtgaagatggttacataggatctcatcttaaattctataaatgttgttgatagcttttaataagcttgctatggttgagatagttatctatattattctattgccgcactggttcatcataattatcttgtatttctaaattcttaaattggtgtttagttttcatactagaactattcgatggtactaacgtcccttttgccgggggcgctgcatctttaaatggatgcaggtggttccacagcaggagacattgatcggtgatagcagtacaccttcttccagctgacttggtgagccccacttcatcccggggtcatgtatcttttgatctttatgtattatggttgaggtatagctggggccttgttgccggcattatcattgtactcttctttatccatagaggctccgtagacatagtgtaggttgtgtattggtgttggggaaagacaaactatgttatgttgtggttgtattacttgtccatttgagaatGATGAAACTGTTGGTAAGAAATTGGTTATtacagacatgatcactttattgtttaattaaggaaaacatatattctctttattcatgaatgagtttgggtagaaggaatctaataggcttgctcggtcgggttcactcggttgagcgtcggtcgcgcttctcgattttggggcgtgacatttatCTTGCAGGATCTGCTGATTCATCTGTAACCAcatgtctagccataactaggctcttcctgagtcAACTGCTAACTACTCTTTGGCCCATTTACATATCAATATTatacgtaatctttcttgggttattccttttgtcttaacttacctctcgcactggctccttatttatcaaaaatatcccgggctggaacccttacttcctctccttaatgtcgtgcttgcataatgttctggaattgtagcatatttgtaggatttgaataagtgcaatctcatcccacTTAATGCCACattactccatattcccccctttttgGGGAGTACtatgatttagtgctacgatgatctttGTATAGATGTttaacctcttcatctttggcatcttttcacatcatcgatgacccttattCGCCTCGCGataatccttctataccaaggataataaatttccttactcgcgaaggtgacacttagtataactggcacatacaatcccttaagctgaactttgctcacattgcttgctttagggagcatctccctgaatgaccattctctgaatttctcatgaatcttcttctattgttcATTATGTTATCgtcggaacgaaatctgaaattctcatgatgtcgaccattatcatctcactcagtccctaattcatgtttagtttatcttgtttacCAGcctatactgatttctattactctgggtttaacttttccttctggtagtcgcgttggagtcacaaacttatttctcgaaatgagaatatgactTTATGACCTATATTCTTTTGtcgtctcaaggcctgtcacctctcgtcttttccttcacttgattaTAGACTccgtaatactgtcattttttgatctaccgttgtcatccatgtataccatcttactcataatgcttcattaactctcttcttattttccgctaacatttatgtctatcactttattctaaaaactcgaacaagacattcttttgcctaatattctttctctactagggacgggagcactactaaggtaatatttatttattcaaggcttccagtgcctatctttgtagtactcatatctatcACACCATATGGGTATCTCACagggagatctattagcacatttgcaatgtCCTTTGGAAATGttaactaacgcaaacaatccatccaccattttgggtcactctaaccccagccggatcatGATATCTGTCCTTCTCTTAACTatttctgttagcccccatagggcataactaagatgggtgtggccatttgtacatacctctgttacagtTGAAGATAacacaaaatgcttatatttcgcTGCCGGAATGTAATAttaataatcttcattaactgggtacctcgtgcccttcttcatcttacttcttttacttgttgtaACTTGTATATTCTGattctctcattgcttttcaccatatgggtgaatagatattcttgccttaaggctccttgtCAAGAAGCTTACGCATATTGGTACACAcctgatctgctgaagaccttacatttactcgtCATCAGCATGATGCTAAATTGAGTTCCTattactcaactcttccacagccacattcaatcccTTACAAACCGCCTTTCTAGATGTatgcatcgtcgtattatgaataagatagaattTAGGAAAttaagttcttacaactgagctctaccacacgatctagaataagaagaaagagtgacagtcctaaatgccctgtagcctcctgcttataagtgtggtgcacaacacacccataaacaagactcgaCTAGACACGGCTTGCAAACTCCCTAGGATAaaaatgctctgataccacttctgtcacgccccgaacctgggggggcgagactggcacccggtgcctcacctatccttgcgtaccaacttgcgactaagggactctgaacatataatatcatactttggccatgggccatattgcaagacaatttgcgaacgccgactaaacatcaatataaagttgggccgacaaggccgtcataactactacagctggcaaaccaacaaaatatacatacaaggcttacaagcccaacatgctgcactaactgataggatatgtctacaagcctctactgatggatgtactgtgatcggaacaggatcccgacctatccataacacacacacacatatatatacacacacacacacacacacacatatatatatatatatatatatatatatatatatatatatatatacacacacacacacacacacacatatatatacacacacacacacacacacacaagatGTACGTAAAACTCTAGATCCGGCAGCTCCGAAGGACgcagagcttaccgatcaagctgaactcgggcaacacctactgaggaggtctactcgtctgtctgcctgaacctgcacgcatgaaatgcagcgtccccggcaaaagggacgtcagtacgaaataatgtaccgagtatgtaaagcaacaaaataactgaaagctaaaattgaactaataatataataactaaaagtaactgggagtcaaagataatatgaAGATATACTCACCtgctgactcaactctctcaatatagtaagtaaaatagttgtccggacttataaggctcggtatatatataaccgccctgccgtagtaggctcgctcataggcgctcggccatactaggctctgtatctcggccaactggactcactcataggcgctcggccacattaggctcggtatataacttaccatctgatcagaggttgcccaataggggcctgcccatcgattatagctcgatggtaatgaaaatactgtaatactgtatatataggctctctgctctcttgactggaagaagacaatactcaattgaatatgaagtcccgataagagagaatactataacttatgagactagaaaaatgtacataaattccgaaatatgaatttctctttatgtctcgttatcaatcACATGTAGTTATtggatcataccaaaatgaagaaaggtttagccttaacatacctgagccaattCTCTTGATAATAACTCTAAtatacgtcaattgcgacaacacgtaacaaCGAATCAAAGTAGAAAAAAAtctgtatgatgttcttgagaaagattgcaccgtactcctttagaatcgcaaaattccgTTGCTAATTTTCTAAGAAGTCTCGTATGAATTGAAGTAACTTACGTTACTATTTTATATGATCTTGGATGAAATTTTCTTGGTGAAGTTTTCCATCCTCAATTAGCAAGCCTAACATCCAATCTAATGAGATAAGAAGTTTCTTTAATTAGTAGATTGTGGGCCCCACTTCATGTGGTGACTTAGCCACATAAACCTCTAATTTTGCCACTTTACCATACAACTTAAGTGTCACTAATATGGGCGTAGgtttgctgccacgtttttggcTTGTTTAAGAAGATCATTTGCTGCCAAGTTTCTATAGCCCAAGTGGATGATGTCCCCTAAAAATATCTCACTTAAATATTTcaccaaatatttttttttttcaaattctacattttccactaaaattaataattaacccCCTCCCAacataattaggtaatatcttaattcacttaaaatactaatcacttttaacatactttatacaccttactatcatggtcatgtggtaccttgtatgacactagtctataaatacggggtattatagctcggaccgtattttatcccaaaatgacaaacttcgacgaaactcatttcctttgattcgcttaccctctcaccttcacgaatttactcatcacttatttgaaatagcgtaatacttataatctcaaataatctcattcccgagcttacgtcgattagcttatgacgaaactttatcgtacgaGAATgggggatgtaatatctcatttccaagcttatatcaatttacttatggcgtactttcacgtacgaaaacatacatggggtgtaacagtttTGTCCCAccgggttttccttgcaaggtttttaacgaggcaaccaaaaggcgtatttctaaacatgtatactctttttccttcactaggattttttttcccatagggttttttcctaataaggttttaacgaggcacattatctatggacatccaagggggaatgttataagaaaaatcaaattatggtggatgtctactcttcctccatgatcttctccaatgcttaatgacatattcaatgacatatttctatgcttaatgacatattcaatgacatatttttttcatttttcatgcttatataaaggccttgtaatagataagaaaatacacacaattgaagaagaaaatctcttccttctctctatctccatttcttgttcatgtttgactaaattacttttatttcataacaacatttcttgttcatgttttactaaattgcttttattttataacaattatAACATTAACGAAATTAAGGTAGAGAGGTTATTATATATGTCACAAAAGCTGGGTATGTAAGAATCAAGGAATAACAAGAAAAAAGGCGTTAGTCCAATGGTCGAAGACTAGAGGGGTTTTAAAGGAGTAGGCACGGCTTAGAAGTAATAACATATTCTCAGCAGTCAGCAGCCAATTCTGCTTTGCTATTGCGTTAGCAGTTAGCACTATCATTATATATTATACACATCAGGATTCATAATCAGTGAGTTTAGCATGAGTTTAATCTTATTATATGCATAATTTGCATATATACACATAATTcgaattaaaaagaaaaacaacagaTTGACTCAAACCAATAGGACCTGACCAAAAAATCGCCTTTGTATGTATAATATATTGGACTACAAACTACAGTCTTAGTGCCTCCAGGATGTTCCAGGTAGCTCAGAAAAGTTAAGACATTCTAGAAACATTGAATGTCCAAACTTATGTAGTTAACACCCTCTATTGATTGGTACAGAGAGTACTGAAAGAACCAGCAATGGCGGACAGTGAGGAAAGAGCAGCCAcactttctttttcttccaaAATTGCAGTGTTTTCAGTAAGCTTCAGTAAATGAAGCCATCATTGACACAAAAATACGAGTAAATGAGTCAGTTATATTTTAGAAACATAGATAACTAACATAATGCCAAAGAGGAAACATAGCATAACACAACTATATACAGGCGCATCCCAGGTTGATCATGTCAATTCTTGCCGCGCCAAAGGCAAAGAGTGAATTATAAATAAAAGATGGTTAAAATTCTCATAGAACATATCTACATATGTAACATTTTACAAGAATTTTTCTATGGAAGTCGTCAAGGTAGTTTTGGGGACTGCACCAATAACTGTATCTTTCTTCTCTCCGTCCTTGAAAATCATGACTGTTGGAATACTTCGGATCCCATATCTGGTTGCAATGGCAGGACTTTCATCTGTGTTCACCTTGTAGAATTTAAACTTGCCAGCAAATTCCTGTGCTAGTTCGTCAACAGTAGGGTGAATCATTCGGCATGGTCCACACCACGGAGCCCAAAATTCAACTAGAACAGGCACATCAGACCCAATCACAAGTGACTCCCATGTTTGATCAGTAACAGGAGGCACTGCATTTTCCAGTGACCATGTTAAACAAACAAAGAAGCTGACAAAATAACGGAGACGCTGAGAAAGCAACGGCTTTAGCAGCCTGAGATGTTTTGTGTCATGCTAATACACAGCAACCAAAAATTACCAATATAATGAAACTGATGCATTATATTAGTTATTagtcctttttttttaaaaaatatattagtTATTTCTCCTTGTAAGCAGTTAGAAGGCCGCCGACAAATTTGACAGCATACAATGATTTTTTTTAACTAGGACAATTTATATAACAAGTGCAGCCCCTGCACTCTTTCACACAAAAAATAGTCATTCATCCCCTCCCTTTTGGGTGAAGAATGAAGAGAAGCATGGTATGAAGCAAACTATACGGATTCCTGAAATCTGAAGTAGCTCCACAACGTCAAAGAGAAAGTATCAGAGTATCTCAGCAATAATTGCTTAGTGATGTAAGCCATAGGAGTTTGAGTATTTGACAGCACGCCGGTACtagtttctaaatttttcaaagaATTATGTCATCACGAGCAATCAATATGCTAGCAAATAAGTACTTTTAAGAAGGTATGTGAAATTAGCAACTTCTTTAGGGAAAGAAAGCAAAGAGGCATTGTCTTATGACATTCAATTTGGGCTCAACCAAAAGATCTTTCAAAAACAATGGTAACATAGTGTTCTTCGTCCACATTTtcctctctttttcttctttattttcttcacgCAGATATTATCGATTTATTAATATTAGTTTGTGAGCTTTGTAAGGGATGTTTAACACAAGTTAAAAACGGACCTTGGATGAAAGTTCTGGTACTTAAACAATATGAAGTATAGTTTAAGAGTCTTAATTATTTCCTCAAAAGTAAAGAGCCAACGCAATAAATTGCCATCTTTTCGATCCATTATCTTTTTGAGGTAAATACTTGATTGACTGATAGATACTTCCCCCTCGATTTAGAAGTAATACACTCTACAGAGATCAATTGACCAGTACTCATGGTTTCTAGAAAAATCCACTTTAGTTCAAGAAAGCAAAGCAAGCATACTTGAAAACCACTCCAAATTATAATAGCTCTATGCAGAAAAATCACTAAGCAAATTGCAAGTTCTTGTTTCGCTTCTATTGCAATACTACTAGGAAAGAGCAGTCGGCAAGCAAAATATTCAAGCACCAAAGTTCAGCACTCTGTTTTTAGTTGAAAGTGGCAATGACTCAATCTTCAAAGTCGAAGTTATATGACAATGTAGAGCTCAGTATCCAAAGAAGACACAAATGGTACTCTATTTTTGGTTGTCTCGCTACTCATGCTCGCATAGCAACAAGCATTTTCAACTAAACTAACAAACAAGTCCAACACCCAAAAGGCCAACATATACACTAGATTAAAAAGCCATACTTATTCGGAGTTAGAGATCATCTAATTGACCTCCTTTTCAGAGTCATTAAATTTCTTTCTTTTACTTATATTTTGCTCAAGCTGCTTAAACGAGTAGATGTTACTAGCCTTTACACTCTCCAAATTAATTCTCCCATGGCTTATTTAGTGATGTAAGCCATAAGAGTTTAAATTTTTCAAAGAATTATGTCAATCGTAGAAACTTGATTTACTCTTTGATATGCAGTTGAATATTCAACCCGAATGTCCTGGAACTGATATTCTAATCAATTTTTGAGATTGTAATATTATCTGGTAAAATAATTGACAATGGCAGTTGTAGATGGCTGAATCTCAGTGAATCATGATAGCTAGTGGTAAAGCTAGAAATTTATACAAGAGGGTTTAATTAATACAAGAATGTCACAATTAGGATTTGAACCTGTGACCTAAAGCACCTTCGAACCCCCTCTTATGTCAAAGAGGATCCAACAATTCTTTAAAAATAAATCATTTTTGCCCAATTTGTGTAGCATAATTTTCTAACGAAGAGATTCAATTGAACCCCTTACTTATACCTGGCTCTGCCACAGCGACAGTCTACTCTACCACTTTACAATACTCGTTGGGTATTTAAGCATTTCAACACAACAACAATTACGAGGGTAGTGTGTACCCTTATCGTGGAGGTAGAGAGCTTATCgtggaggtagagaggttgtttccaatagacactcacttaggaaagcataagcacaaAATAGCAATACAATAAACAGTAAATTTAAAG
It includes:
- the LOC104116268 gene encoding uncharacterized protein, with amino-acid sequence MAGLMETIAVPRASVLPSASLAPVAGSSLSCRRSSVRFSVFKGLKIQQTRSFSSFSKSVPRRGAIVCEAQDTAVLVPPVTDQTWESLVIGSDVPVLVEFWAPWCGPCRMIHPTVDELAQEFAGKFKFYKVNTDESPAIATRYGIRSIPTVMIFKDGEKKDTVIGAVPKTTLTTSIEKFL